The DNA window ccttgtgaaaatgcatgtCCCCAATCTATTAAAGCcaaaatggtgctctttccattccaagtcgtgccgtgcgcccaaacagtagttttcctccacatatggggtatcggcaaactgaggagaaatttcacaacaaactgTATGTGCATTTTGTTCTGTTACCCTCACGAAAGAAAAATTGGGGGCTAAAGTAACGTTTTTGtggcaaaaagtaaaattttcatttttttccttccacatttctttagATCCCCTAAGCACCTGAAGGGTAAAaataacttcttggatgtggttttgagtagtgtgAAAGGTGCAGTTttaagaatggggtcacttttgggaattttctgtcacctaggcctctcaaagtcacttcaaatgtggtgtggtccctaaaaaaatggttttctaaattttgttggaaaaattaggaattgctgataatctttgaacccttctaacttcctaagaaaaaTATTGCTTAAAAATCGTGCCGATGTAAAGAAGACGGGGAAAtattattttgtgtgatatacagTAACTCTTTAGTTTAAgagaataaaaattcaaagtttgaaaattgctaaattttcaccaaatttccgatattttcacaaataaatgcaaaaaatatcattcgAAATTTACTAATGTCATgaatacaatatgtcacaaaaaaagcaGCACATTCTCTGTCGTCCAGCAGGAGTCTCTCCTGCTTAGTGGCTCGTAGTATGAAGTGGTTTTTCCAGATTTTGGGAATAGGATGCAGACGTCGAACCGGTCCCTTTCCGCTGGATATAAAGCATTTTTCGTCTTCTTTTCTATTGAGAAAGTCTTTATAGCAGCACACATGGCGTATGTACCCGCTCCAGGCTATCAACCGATGTCCAAACCCGTGAGAACCGGCTAGTTGTCCTCCAAGTTGTCTAATTAGACTGCAATAATGTATAATAATGATATACTGTCTCTTAACTTCAATGCATTGAACATTTTTGCAAAATGAACAGATATCGGGCAGGATTCACTGTCACCGGTTGGGCTGTCTATTAGGATTGACCATCCAGATGGTATTAGCATCCGCCGGTTTTGGTTGCATGCAGGAGGGATCCGGCTGCCCCTTCTGTAGAGATTGGGGGCACAACTTGGGGTTTTCCTATTCTTTTTCTCTATTGCGGATATATTTCTGCACAGGGGTCTACAAAGTAAAGTGAAATATAGGCAGGGAATGGAAGGGAGAAGAGGCGCTCCCGAGTATGCCATCGATCCTCCCCGTGCTAACTCCATGTCTCTCCCCTCTTCCCTGCCGTCCACGTGTAGTGCAGTCCCTGGCTCGTTCCCCCTGTGGATGCCCAAATTAAATGTCGGTTTCTGCCCTCTTCTCTCAATTGTATGACCATCCTCATGTTGGGTGGTCCTCGGCTTGTCCCCCCGTGGCCACCCACGTGTTGCATGGTCGTCAGCATCCTTTCATTGTCATCCACGTGTAGTGCAGTCCCCGACTCGTCCCCCCTCCCCCCGCGGATGCCCACGTGTGCATGGTCTTCAGCTCCTGCCTAGGCCCCAGGCCTTGCACATGTTGTGTAGagtttcctggtctccagcctagggAGCACGCACACTTCCTATCCCTTTATAGGGAGGTGTACGCACtatgctaaggtgtccccagcctatcactGGGAGGCACCAGCTATTCAGGGTTCCTGCCCCCTGTTGGGAGGAGCCAGAGCATTGCATTAGGTTCTTGCCTAGTACCTGCGTTGGGTATGTCTGTGTGCTCTAGTCTGCAAGCCTCCAgcaccagttctgctctgctgggTTCAAGTTTGTTTCCCCAGATCCGTCCTGTCTGTGTTCTGTATGTGAAGATCTACTGTGTTCTATAAGCCATGCTGTGTTCTGTATCTGAAGCCCTGCTGTGCCAGCATCACCATGCTGTGGTCCACACCTGTTGTGCCAGCATCACCCTGCTGCGGTCCACGCCTGTTGTGCCTGTACCACTTTGGTGCAGTCCACACCTGTTGTGCCTATACCACCCTGTTGCGGTCCATGCCTGTTGCGCCTGTACCACCCTGCTACGGTCCACGCCTGTTGTGCCAGCATCACCCTGCTGCGGTCCACGCCTGTTGTGCCTGTACCACTTTGGTGCAGTCCACACCTGTTGTGCCTATACCACCCTGTTGCGGTCCATGCCTGTTGTGCCTGTACCACCCTGCTACGGTCCACGCCTGTTGTGCCTGTAGCACCCTGCTGCAGTACACGCCTGTTGTGCCTGAACTACCCTGCTGCAGTGCACACCTGTTGCGCCTGTACCACCCTGCTACGGTCCACGCCTGTTGTTCCTGTACCACTCTGCTGCGGTCCACGCCTGTTGTGCCTGTACCACTCTTCTTCGGTCCACGCCTGTTGTGCCTGGACCACACTGCTGCAGTCCATGCCTGTTGTGCCTGTACCACTCTGCTGCAGTGCACGCCTGTTGTGCCTGTACCACCCTGCTATGGTCCACGCCTGTTGTGCCTGTAGCACCCTGCTACAGTGCACGCCTGTTGTGCCTGAACTACCCTGCTGCAGTGCACGCCTGTGTACCACCCTGCTGCGGTCCACGCCTGTTGTGCCTGTATCACTCTGCTGCGGTCCATGCCTGTTGTGCCTGGACCACACTCCTGCGGTCCACGCCTGTTGTGCCTGTACCACTCTGCTGCAGTGCATGCCTGTTGTGCCTGTACCACCCTGCTACGGTCCACGCCTGTTGTGCCTGAACTACCCTGCTGCAGTGCACGCCTGTGTACCACCCTGCTGCGGTCCATACCTGTTGTGCCTGGACCACACTGCTGCGGTCCACGCCTGTTGTGCCTGTACCACTCTTCTGCAGTGCACGCCTGTTGTGCTTGTACCACCCTGTTATGGTCCACACCTGTTGTGCCTGTATGGGGGCACGGGAAACAGTGAGGCAATGGGATGCAGTCAGTGGGGCTttgggatacagtcagcggggcattgggaaacagtcagtggggcattgggatacagtcagtggggcattgggatacagtcagtggggcactgggaaacagtcagtggggcattgggaaacagtcagtggggcattgggatacagtcagtggggtattcggaaacagtcagtggggtattgggaaacagtcagtggggtattgggaaacagtcagtggggaaTTGGGATACAGTGCAGtacgggatacagtggagcactatgcagctggccttagtgacactttagacattaggatcactttgtggcAACCAACAAAATGGctacgcactgtgatcctaaacttcatattcccttatctttttggaaacacccagattgggaaggGGAAgtgcatcacacacaggagagcagattccacccacttttactgcagctgtaatgtgagctagttctacagtagttctacagcaggatttcagcagctgctccccctagtgtttaagagtggaaaatatcaaacttttaattgttttttttatatttttcccaattaaaaataaataatattatttaaaAATAACATTAATGCTTTATATTTTTTcggttattgaaaaaaaaaaatattttttttacaacaccttccctttaagcgaTTGGGTCTACATCGCAGACAGTAGCTTTCTATAATTCCATGATGGGCTGCATTTGTTGGGTCCAATGTCTGTGTTTCCTCATGTTTTCCCCATTGTGAGTCAAACCTGAGCAGAGTAGTTAAGTTCGATTGCTCGGTGGCACACCCTGTATGCAATATGTCTGCAGGCAAGAACTGCAAACTAAAAGAAACAGCAAGTCGCACCCGTCATATTTCGTAACACGCCTGGAAGAAGAAACAAATACAGCAATGGCAAAAGAGAAGTTCTTACTCCACCTAAAAATGCAAACTGTGCCTATACAAGGTCATCCGATAATACGTCATGGTCATGGTGAGGGTCTGAATGACAAAACTTCATCATGTCTAGTCCTCTCCACTTACTGGTGCGAGTAGGGTGTCAATAAGCCAATCTTTTTGCGGTTTTTCAAGCAGACAAAAACAAAAATGCAACATTTTATATTAACAATTCTAAAATCtcattcacacagtgcgtttttttccaAAAGATGACTCAAGTTTTTATATTTTCCTTTTAAATTTTAAATTTGAGGTTtggaataaaagcaaaaaaaaaaaatgacaataagATTTCTAATCCTAATCACTTCTTTTTCGGTGATTTGTTGCAGCCCGTCCCCGATATCACTATGATACCTGGAGGCTTGCGGGTGGGGATGGTTGTAAGTATTCGGGCCACACGTCCCAGTAAATATGACAGGTAAGACCAATCATACAGTTTTATGGATTTTTCTTTagtaatgatatttattaaaaATGAATAAACACTCTTTTATACATTGGAGCAATGACAATTCTAGGTTCTTTGTTTTCTGGTTCCTTTCATCAATCTCTTATGTTTCTTGGACAATCATAGACAAATTATTACCTTTCGCTCATATTCTAGAGGGGAGATACCGATGTCTGATAGATTAAAAGACGCAGACAGATACGGTTTACTATTTGAGGTAACTGTCAGCAGCAATGTTCATGCTTGTCTTAGAGACATCAGTTTATACTTTTATTTCATTGTCATTATTCTCCTAAgtattcaattttttattttttttttaaatcttccatacggttccagagatatgggcttttttAGTTAGTGCTAAATTGTATGGCTTTTAGTAGGGGGCGTGACTCACAGATCCTTTTGGGTGTGGCTCACAGATCCTCTTGGGTGTGACTCACAGATCCTCTTGGGTGTGGCTCACAGATCCTCTTGGGTGTGGCTCACAGATCCTCTTGGGTGTGGCTCACAGGTCCTCTTGGGCATGGCTCACAGGTCCTCTTGGGCTTGGCTCACAGATCCTCTTGGGCGTGGCTCACAGATCCTCTTGGGCTTCTCTCACAGATCCTCTTGGGTGTGGCTCACAGATCCTCTTGGGTGTGACTCATAGATCCTCTTGAGTGTGGCTCACACAGATCCTCTTGGGCATGGCTCACAGATCCTCTTGGGTGTGTCTTTAGGCTGTGAGTCACTACTCCTTACTACAGATCATAAAAAGTAGTACTAAATAACTCTGAAAATGtatgccagatttaaaaaaaaaaaaaaaaagaatactcaggggaaaaaagggaataAAACAGGATAAAAACTAGGCACTTTTTAATCTGGAGACAGGTCCACTTCAAGATCGTCATTTTCTATGGACTTGTAACCCATGGGTGctatcacaatgtgactgtagggtaGCGAGGGACAGGGGCTTCTATGCTGGCCCTCATACTAGGGTTGCCTAGGTTATGTAAAAATTAAGATAGTCCAGCTCACCCCATACTTTGGCGTTTAATCCTCTAACGCCATGGAAGTACAAGATCCCGCTGCTGTTGTCAGCGTGTATATCAGCAAGTAAAAGAAAGAAACCAGCTTCCAGTAAAATTTCACTAAAATCCGCTTCTTTATTGGAGTCTTTAAAATTGTACAAAATAGTGGATCTCACAAGAAATAGACAGGAGTCACAACACCAGATGCGTTACGATCAAAAACTGATCTTAGACTTGGTGATTCTTTACTTGTCCCTAAGTTATTCCTAACCTCAGGGCtagccctaatggtggagatgcctgagtctcgtaCCTAGCTATGCTCTTGACCAGAATgaatctgcttctgccctcccaccagggaaggaaggggcaggagggaGATGGAAACATAAgtaaaaacagacaggggaaaaacaaaaacactgacacaagtaaactcacaggaacaatgagagacgcaggagaacagcaagagcaggaaggtagcaacaaaaagacaacaagggttaactccataaCCACACTCAACAACAAGTGCTACAACCATCAGTTAGTTTGGATCACAACACTTCACTAGACCAACTTAGatcaactatagctggcatagaaggaaggatttaggggtactttgcatgctgcgacatagctagccgatgctggcgatgccgagcgtgatagtccccgcccccgttgcacatgcgatatcttgtgatagctgccatagcgaacattatcgctacggcagcttcacacgcatttacctgccctgcgacgtcgctctggccggcgacccacctccttcctaagggggcggttcgtgcggcgtgacagcgacgtcacacggcaggcggccaatagaagcgggggggcagagatgagcgggacgtaaacatcctgcccacctccttccttccgcattgccgtcgggacgcagcacggagattttcctcgctcctgcttcttcacacacagcaatgtgtgctgccgcaggaacgaggaacaacatcgtacctgtcgctgcagcgaaattatggaaatgtccgacactacacagatcaccgattttcgacgcttttgcgatcgtttatcggtgcatctaggctttacacgttgcgacgccgTTACTGGCGcatgatgtgcgtcactttcgatttgacctcgacgatatcgcaGGATCAGCATTCCACAATCGAACATGCTGGTTCCTCATCTCCCCGAACAAAATATTTCAGTCAAAACTCTTGAAATAAGCTGGATCAGCCAACGTTACTCTACTGTGTATTGGGGCTTTAGTCTGGATTTCTATTGAAGGGACGGAAACCCATGAACAACTTCTCTACTACAGTATGTGACAAAAGGGAACCTGGCAAATCAATATTTTGACAGATTTCCTATCTCTCTGTCATGCTTGCTCATGACATGAACAGGAGTGAGGGTCAGCAAAAAAATGGTCAAAATCTCTAGTATATGGTCAAAATGGGTCCAGACCTACAGTGCTGGCTAATCCTTTAGTAGGAAGACCTTCTGGATTAACCAACTGCGCCGGTGGCTCCTCAGAGACGGAAATGCGGCTCCATATTTTCCTGCTTCCTATGTTTCTAGTTTATTACTTTGTTTTGATGCCTTGATATTTCTTTTTTATTGGTGAAGGTTTTCTATCAGTTTTGCCAACGGACAGGACGAGACGTCAGACATTGCTCTCCAAATGAATGTTCGAGATGATGACGAGGTAACCTTTAACTCAAGACAAGGCCAAGTTTGGGGGAATGAAGAGGTGAAGAAAAACACGACCTTGAAGTCCGGGAAAGTCTTCAACATCATGTTCAAGGTTGAGAAAAACAACTATCAGGTAAGATGGACACACTGTAATGTCGGCGTGCCTGCAACGGCCCACTTCCTTCACCCGGTAGAGATGCTGATGCACTCACCACCGCTCCTCGCCAGCTTGTTCCCCTGCTCCTTCTCCGGTTTCTGCACTCTAGGACCTAGGCACGTCATGCAAGTCGGCTGGTTATATCCTTAGGGTGCGTGCGAGTTCCCCATCTCTTAAAGGGACACCGCGTAACTTGGAAATATTCCCCAGCCTATGTAAAGTAGGCACTGAGTATTTAAGtgcaaagaggaggggagccagcactgcttatgaatggcatgcaacaatgaaaaaataagtgAGTAATAACtgagtatttaaggcaccttcccatatAGGGAGGTGCCTTAGCAATTAGGTTCCTGTTGAGCTTGATCCTGTCAGAACATCAGTCTGCTGTCTGCCCATACCTGAACGTACTCTATCCAATCAGCCTCCACTACCTGCTCCGTCCTGCCTGACCTACATACCTACGTCACTGACCCTTGGGTTAGCTGTTGCAGTACCGGGACTGTCCTggtgtggtacctggtgtctacaagcagcccagtccatcctcaccatcgGAGGCGCTGGT is part of the Anomaloglossus baeobatrachus isolate aAnoBae1 chromosome 9, aAnoBae1.hap1, whole genome shotgun sequence genome and encodes:
- the LOC142251790 gene encoding galectin-4-like, whose product is MVMPVPDITMIPGGLRVGMVVSIRATRPSKYDRFSISFANGQDETSDIALQMNVRDDDEVTFNSRQGQVWGNEEVKKNTTLKSGKVFNIMFKVEKNNYQVFANGTRFFEYEHKIPLDEVNLMRVEDDIAIQELSILGN